One window from the genome of Populus alba chromosome 15, ASM523922v2, whole genome shotgun sequence encodes:
- the LOC118057102 gene encoding RNA-binding protein 1 isoform X3, translating to MADSYWRYAGDSRQPQPQSMPSLTGKRPRSDYDVPSGRDLSSYYSRDDDRGALRVIRDSDSIGASYDRYLHSGTISSYGGGQSARAISGVPARPVDDLRMVSMGSMDPGSSVKDRSMRTGSGRSEVSLPPDASSTLFVEGLPSDCTRREVSHIFRPFVGYKEVRLVSKESRHPGGDPLVLCFVDFLSPAHAATSMDALQGYRFDEHDRDSVHLRLQFARYPGARSGGGHRGKR from the exons ATGGCGGATAGTTACTGGAGATACGCCGGCGACTCACGGCAGCCGCAACCGCAGTCTATGCCTTCCCTCACTGGAAAACGCCCTCGCTCCGATTACG ATGTACCCAGTGGCCGTGACCTATCCAGTTATTATTCCCGTGATGATGATAGAGGAGCTCTTCGTGTAATTAGAGATTCGGACTCCATTGGAGCATCCTATGACCGTTACTTGCATAGTGGG ACAATTTCATCTTACGGTGGGGGACAGTCTGCTAGAGCCATAAGTGGGGTGCCTGCTCGTCCTGTTGATGATCTGCGCATGGTAAGTATGGGGTCCATGGACCCAGGGTCTAGTGTAAAAGACAGGTCAATGCGAACAGGAAGTGGAAGATCTGAGGTTTCCCTTCCTCCTGATGCTAGCAGCACACTTTTTGTGGAGGGCTTGCCTTCTGACTGTACACGCCGGGAAGTTTCCC ATATCTTTCGCCCTTTTGTTGGCTACAAAGAAGTGAGACTTGTAAGCAAGGAATCAAGACAT CCTGGGGGAGATCCGTTGGTACTCTGTTTTGTTGACTTTTTGAGTCCTGCACATGCTGCCACCTCCATGGATGCATTACAAG GTTATAGATTTGATGAGCATGACCGTGATTCGGTCCATTTAAGGTTGCAATTTGCTCGCTATCCTGGTGCAAGGTCAGGTGGCGGGCATCGTGGAAAGCGTTGA
- the LOC118057102 gene encoding RNA-binding protein 1 isoform X2, giving the protein MADSYWRYAGDSRQPQPQSMPSLTGKRPRSDYDVPSGRDLSSYYSRDDDRGALRVIRDSDSIGASYDRYLHSGTISSYGGGQSARAISGVPARPVDDLRMVSMGSMDPGSSVKDRSMRTGSGRSEVSLPPDASSTLFVEGLPSDCTRREVSHIFRPFVGYKEVRLVSKESRHPGGDPLVLCFVDFLSPAHAATSMDALQGELNMLCIPPLSEVSVSYISLLTRSIIAVTYLTFPFPC; this is encoded by the exons ATGGCGGATAGTTACTGGAGATACGCCGGCGACTCACGGCAGCCGCAACCGCAGTCTATGCCTTCCCTCACTGGAAAACGCCCTCGCTCCGATTACG ATGTACCCAGTGGCCGTGACCTATCCAGTTATTATTCCCGTGATGATGATAGAGGAGCTCTTCGTGTAATTAGAGATTCGGACTCCATTGGAGCATCCTATGACCGTTACTTGCATAGTGGG ACAATTTCATCTTACGGTGGGGGACAGTCTGCTAGAGCCATAAGTGGGGTGCCTGCTCGTCCTGTTGATGATCTGCGCATGGTAAGTATGGGGTCCATGGACCCAGGGTCTAGTGTAAAAGACAGGTCAATGCGAACAGGAAGTGGAAGATCTGAGGTTTCCCTTCCTCCTGATGCTAGCAGCACACTTTTTGTGGAGGGCTTGCCTTCTGACTGTACACGCCGGGAAGTTTCCC ATATCTTTCGCCCTTTTGTTGGCTACAAAGAAGTGAGACTTGTAAGCAAGGAATCAAGACAT CCTGGGGGAGATCCGTTGGTACTCTGTTTTGTTGACTTTTTGAGTCCTGCACATGCTGCCACCTCCATGGATGCATTACAAGGTGAGCTTAACATGCTCTGTATTCCCCCCCTATCGGAAGTCTCAGTCTCATATATCAGTTTACTGACCCGTAGCATCATAGCTGTTACTTATCTCACATTTCCTTTTCCATGCTAG
- the LOC118057103 gene encoding protein yippee-like At4g27745, whose amino-acid sequence MAEFVGPRLYSCCNCRNHVSLHDDIISKAFQGRHGRAFLFSHAMNIVVGPKEDRHLLTGLHTVADISCAECREVLGWKYERAYEASQKYKEGKYIFEKLKIVKENW is encoded by the exons ATGGCGGAATTCGTGGGTCCAAGGTTGTACAGCTGTTGTAATTGTCGAAACCATGTTTCACTTCATGATGATATAATTTCTAAGGCTTTCCAG GGAAGACATGGTCGAGCCTTTTTGTTCTCTCATGCGATGAATATTGTCGTGGGACCTAAAGAAGATAGGCATCTCTTGACTGGTCTCCACACTGTTGCTGATATATCTTGTGCCGAGTGTCGTGAGGTGTTGGGTTGGAAGTATGAAAGAGCTTATGAGGCATCTCAGAAGTACAAGGAAGGGAAATACATATTTGAGAAGTTGAAGATTGTTAAGGAGAACTGGTAG